A genomic segment from Polyangium mundeleinium encodes:
- a CDS encoding glycosyltransferase family 4 protein, producing the protein MRTYLAAFAFSALVSGILTPLVRLLAFRLGAVSRPGGRHVHRHETPRLGGLAIFVGFFAPLVGLFFVQSVVAQAFTQDVRKVIGLFAGGAILCGVGAIDDTRGLRALHKLYAQVVVAVLAFACGFRIEAISLPFVGELSMGIFALPVTVLWIVGIVNAVNLIDGLDGLAAGVVFFAALTNFVVAYLSFGTLPALFMATMMGAIIGFLFYNFNPARIFMGDSGSYFLGYVIAATSLIGATQKASTTVSLLVPVVALGVPIFDTLFAMVRRWLERRPLFSPDRGHIHHRLLDMGITHRRAVLIIYGVSVLLTVAAIGISLGRSWQVGLALVASSVVFIGLVRAVGYFEQVHGRRRQKERLRSRDSEVLRRLLPRLPARFEAARSEVDVLSALGLFALEGQLAYVEILPVVGGEPTAYRWTNPTDDDPYGRDVVSARYPIGRDDAARAELKFGLRSDFGDVSPQTEVLLQVVTDMVEASLTRVKSHLAPRVLAEAAAAEAPALEAASGT; encoded by the coding sequence ATGAGGACCTACCTGGCGGCGTTCGCGTTCTCGGCGCTCGTCAGTGGGATCCTCACGCCGCTCGTGCGCCTCCTCGCGTTCCGTCTCGGCGCGGTCTCTCGGCCCGGCGGAAGGCACGTGCATCGCCACGAGACGCCCAGGCTCGGCGGCCTCGCGATTTTCGTGGGGTTCTTCGCGCCGCTCGTGGGCCTCTTTTTCGTCCAATCGGTGGTGGCGCAGGCGTTCACGCAGGACGTCCGCAAGGTCATCGGCCTCTTCGCGGGCGGCGCGATCCTCTGCGGCGTGGGGGCAATCGACGACACGCGTGGCCTCCGCGCGCTGCACAAGCTCTATGCGCAGGTCGTGGTGGCCGTGCTCGCGTTCGCCTGCGGATTCCGGATCGAGGCGATTTCCTTGCCCTTCGTGGGCGAGCTCTCGATGGGCATCTTCGCCCTGCCGGTCACGGTGCTCTGGATCGTGGGCATCGTGAATGCGGTGAACCTCATCGACGGGCTCGACGGGCTCGCCGCGGGTGTGGTGTTTTTCGCGGCCCTGACGAACTTCGTCGTCGCGTATCTGTCGTTCGGCACGCTGCCGGCGCTGTTCATGGCGACGATGATGGGCGCGATCATCGGGTTTCTTTTTTACAACTTCAACCCCGCGCGCATCTTCATGGGCGACTCGGGGAGTTATTTCCTCGGCTACGTGATCGCTGCGACGTCGCTCATCGGCGCGACGCAGAAGGCGTCGACCACGGTCTCGCTGCTCGTGCCGGTGGTGGCGCTCGGCGTGCCGATCTTCGACACGCTCTTCGCGATGGTGCGCCGCTGGCTCGAACGACGGCCGCTGTTCTCGCCGGATCGCGGGCACATCCATCACCGCCTGCTCGACATGGGCATCACGCACCGCCGCGCGGTGCTCATCATTTACGGCGTGAGCGTGCTGCTCACGGTGGCCGCAATCGGAATCTCGCTCGGCCGGAGCTGGCAGGTGGGGCTCGCGCTCGTGGCGAGCAGCGTGGTGTTCATCGGGCTCGTGCGCGCCGTGGGGTATTTCGAGCAGGTCCACGGGCGGAGGCGGCAAAAAGAGCGGCTCCGCTCGCGTGACAGCGAAGTCCTGCGGCGCCTCCTGCCGCGGCTCCCCGCGCGCTTCGAGGCGGCGCGATCCGAGGTCGACGTGCTCTCCGCGCTCGGGCTCTTCGCGCTCGAAGGACAGCTCGCCTACGTCGAGATTCTCCCTGTGGTCGGCGGCGAACCGACGGCGTATCGCTGGACGAACCCGACGGACGACGATCCCTACGGCCGGGACGTGGTGTCGGCGCGTTATCCGATCGGCCGGGACGACGCGGCGCGCGCGGAGCTGAAATTCGGCCTGCGCAGCGATTTCGGCGACGTCTCGCCGCAAACCGAGGTGCTCCTCCAGGTCGTGACGGACATGGTGGAGGCGAGCCTCACGCGCGTGAAGAGCCACCTCGCGCCGCGGGTGCTCGCGGAAGCGGCGGCGGCCGAAGCGCCAGCGCTGGAGGCAGCGTCGGGGACTTGA
- a CDS encoding polysaccharide deacetylase family protein, with protein MILLYHHILPEGDAAGFSAEDGLTFRHSPEAFRFHLEELQRRGYRFGSLDHLVRQLDDGIAEDDRSAFVTFDDGWRNQYEYALPILRALGIPATFFVTTDHLRQGASCAKRMGPAELRALVDAGMTIGSHTRTHPDLARLDEPRLEDELRGSRQDLEDLLGKPVTLFAYPGGSLSARVVRAVRRAGYEAACCSFGPARNDATSLFWMYRDVISASMRSPRDRYRLSPLARQLLTFRVERRLRASLHRRA; from the coding sequence GTGATTCTGCTTTATCATCATATCCTGCCCGAGGGCGACGCCGCAGGATTCTCCGCCGAGGATGGGCTCACGTTCCGGCACAGCCCCGAGGCGTTCCGATTTCACCTGGAGGAGCTCCAACGGCGAGGATATCGGTTCGGCTCGCTCGATCACCTCGTGCGTCAGCTCGACGACGGCATCGCGGAGGACGATCGGTCGGCGTTCGTGACGTTCGACGACGGCTGGCGAAACCAGTACGAGTACGCCTTGCCGATCCTGCGGGCGCTCGGGATCCCGGCGACGTTTTTCGTCACGACGGACCACCTGCGCCAGGGTGCTTCGTGCGCGAAGCGGATGGGGCCCGCGGAATTGCGGGCGCTCGTGGACGCCGGCATGACGATCGGCTCGCACACGCGGACGCACCCAGATCTCGCGCGCCTCGACGAACCACGCCTGGAGGACGAGCTCCGCGGGAGCCGGCAGGACCTCGAGGATTTGCTCGGCAAACCCGTCACATTGTTCGCCTATCCGGGCGGCTCGCTCTCCGCGCGCGTGGTCCGCGCCGTGCGCCGCGCCGGCTACGAGGCCGCATGTTGTAGTTTCGGACCGGCGCGGAACGACGCCACCTCGCTCTTCTGGATGTATCGCGACGTGATCAGCGCGTCGATGCGCAGCCCGCGGGATCGTTATCGTCTCTCGCCCCTCGCGCGGCAACTCCTCACGTTCCGCGTCGAACGCCGCTTGCGCGCGAGCCTGCACCGCCGCGCTTGA
- a CDS encoding GNAT family N-acetyltransferase, with protein MTKPLIRAVTRDEVREHVASFALLHGVRPEEFDADFMDWWFFQNPTHEGLLAGAFDGDRLVGYVGFAAQHLRVQGRRVSAAILSSAFTHPDYRGKGLFQRLIRFLVEAAGTRGLDAVFGWPNETALRIYLGRLGFSAMFHVDRSARPVSWGPLGARFGRPGIFAAECAGAALDRMLPLRLGRYRDEMGPPDEHEWQGFMARVLAASDCMLERPHAYVRWRLSRPRREYIEVLLRDERDVLRAWAAARLPMPGEPPRLHVGDFLVDPRSRGALRALFAACAVEARRRGLEQVYTIARSARLGSSLAGLGFLSRRSATPIVAIATTNADLSLYQTWEYRDADMDMF; from the coding sequence ATGACGAAGCCTTTGATTCGTGCCGTCACGCGCGACGAGGTCCGAGAGCACGTCGCGTCGTTCGCGTTGCTCCACGGCGTGCGGCCGGAAGAATTCGACGCCGATTTCATGGACTGGTGGTTCTTCCAGAACCCCACACACGAGGGGCTGCTCGCGGGCGCGTTCGACGGCGACAGGCTGGTCGGCTACGTGGGTTTCGCCGCGCAGCACCTTCGCGTGCAGGGGCGGCGCGTCTCCGCCGCGATCCTGAGCAGCGCGTTCACGCATCCCGACTACCGCGGCAAAGGGCTCTTCCAGCGATTGATCCGGTTCCTCGTCGAGGCCGCGGGCACACGTGGCCTCGACGCCGTCTTCGGCTGGCCGAACGAAACGGCGCTGCGGATTTATCTGGGCCGCCTCGGCTTCTCGGCGATGTTCCACGTGGACCGATCCGCCCGTCCGGTGTCGTGGGGCCCGCTGGGCGCGCGATTCGGCCGACCGGGCATCTTCGCCGCAGAATGTGCAGGCGCCGCGCTCGATCGAATGCTGCCGCTGCGCCTCGGGCGCTACCGGGACGAGATGGGGCCTCCTGACGAGCACGAATGGCAAGGTTTCATGGCGAGGGTCCTCGCCGCCTCCGATTGCATGCTCGAACGCCCGCATGCGTACGTCCGCTGGCGCCTGTCGCGTCCCCGACGCGAATACATCGAGGTGCTGCTCCGCGACGAGAGGGACGTGCTTCGCGCCTGGGCTGCGGCCCGCCTGCCCATGCCGGGCGAGCCGCCGCGCTTGCACGTCGGCGATTTTCTCGTCGACCCGCGGAGCCGCGGCGCGCTCCGGGCGCTGTTTGCGGCCTGCGCCGTGGAGGCCCGGCGTCGCGGCCTCGAACAGGTCTACACAATCGCGCGCTCGGCCCGGCTCGGGAGTTCGCTCGCCGGGCTCGGCTTTTTGTCGAGACGCTCCGCGACGCCCATCGTGGCAATCGCGACGACGAACGCGGATCTCTCGCTGTATCAGACGTGGGAGTACCGCGACGCCGACATGGACATGTTCTGA
- a CDS encoding GumC family protein, protein MTDAPGTSTLTTPKPTQAVERAPEGALSPAVVWQMVRKYWSTALGAALVVSLAATFNTLGQVKIYQAQSTILFDPNPPRPLGQKVENIVDLGSGSFWDNREYYETQYKIIQSMKVTTAVVSELGLQHDGGFLGNLPPGTPSPDTSVPEEIAAEVLRSRIKVDPVKESRLAVIKLEDADPQRAQRILNVLVDTYVQQNLDDAVTSTATAADWLRSQLDKLKVDLESSEMALHEYKETKNILSVAIDDQSNMLREEMKQLNDTLTTVRTRKEEFQARRDELAKVKGENPTDLPASELLESHVLMGLRTSYEEAIRTRDGLLGEGKGRNYPDVKEADARAEAAKKALLAEVKNIQRALDKDLAVLKRQEAGLSGLFERSKKQALDLNLLEIEYNRLRRSKENNEKLYSLVLERTKESDLARVLRVNNIRVLDRPLVPRAPVRPQVTRSIAIGVFLGVLLGIATALARGLLDRSLKTPDEVEKDLGLPFLGLLPEIDDGAKPGAHSPRRQRGKPVRVMNSELIVHEQPTSGIAEAARTIRTNLLFMAPDKPYRTLLITSAGPSEGKTTVATCIAIVMAQAGQKVALIDCDLRRPRVHRVFRKTSEVGVTTAMLEDSLDEAVLETDVPNLSVIPAGPIPPNPAELLHSEKFKKFLDDVKKRFDRVIIDSPPIVPVTDAAVLSTLVDGTVLVVRAFKTTKDLARHAVRALQDISATKAGAVLNAVNFNRDEYKYRYYYYRREGYYEGEDAAAARPARKAARAKAAAEDEHGAGSAPPA, encoded by the coding sequence GTGACGGACGCACCTGGAACCTCGACCCTGACGACGCCCAAGCCGACCCAGGCCGTGGAGCGCGCGCCCGAGGGGGCCCTGAGCCCTGCCGTCGTCTGGCAGATGGTTCGCAAGTACTGGTCCACGGCGCTCGGGGCGGCGCTCGTGGTCTCGCTCGCGGCGACGTTCAACACGCTCGGCCAGGTCAAAATCTACCAGGCGCAGTCGACGATCCTCTTCGACCCGAACCCGCCGCGTCCCCTCGGCCAGAAGGTCGAGAACATCGTGGACCTCGGCTCGGGCAGCTTCTGGGACAACCGCGAGTATTACGAGACCCAATACAAGATCATCCAATCGATGAAGGTCACGACGGCCGTGGTGAGCGAGCTCGGGCTCCAGCACGACGGCGGCTTTCTCGGCAACCTCCCGCCGGGCACGCCCTCGCCGGACACGAGCGTGCCCGAGGAAATCGCGGCGGAGGTGCTCCGAAGTCGGATCAAGGTTGATCCGGTCAAGGAGAGCCGGCTTGCCGTGATCAAGCTCGAGGACGCCGATCCGCAGCGCGCTCAGCGTATTCTCAACGTCCTCGTCGATACGTACGTCCAGCAAAACCTCGACGACGCGGTGACCTCGACCGCGACGGCCGCGGATTGGCTGCGCAGCCAGCTCGACAAACTCAAGGTCGACCTCGAGTCGAGCGAAATGGCGCTGCACGAGTACAAGGAGACGAAGAACATCCTCTCCGTCGCGATCGACGATCAGTCGAACATGCTGCGCGAGGAGATGAAGCAGCTCAATGACACGCTGACGACGGTCCGGACGCGGAAAGAAGAGTTCCAGGCGCGGCGGGACGAGCTCGCGAAGGTGAAGGGGGAAAACCCCACGGATTTGCCGGCGAGCGAGCTTCTGGAGAGCCATGTCTTGATGGGCCTCCGGACCTCGTACGAGGAGGCGATTCGCACGCGGGACGGCCTGCTCGGCGAGGGCAAGGGGCGCAATTACCCCGACGTGAAGGAGGCCGACGCGCGGGCCGAGGCGGCGAAGAAGGCATTGCTCGCCGAGGTGAAGAACATCCAGCGCGCCCTCGACAAGGATCTCGCCGTCCTGAAGCGCCAGGAGGCGGGCCTCTCGGGGCTCTTCGAGCGGTCGAAAAAGCAGGCGCTCGATCTGAACCTGCTCGAAATCGAATACAATCGCCTCCGACGCTCGAAAGAGAACAACGAAAAGCTTTATTCGCTCGTCCTCGAACGCACGAAGGAGAGCGATCTCGCGCGTGTCCTCCGCGTCAACAACATCCGCGTCCTCGATCGGCCGCTCGTCCCGCGCGCGCCGGTGCGGCCGCAGGTCACGCGCAGCATCGCGATCGGCGTGTTTTTGGGCGTCCTCCTCGGCATTGCGACGGCGCTCGCCCGCGGGCTCCTCGATCGCAGCTTGAAGACGCCCGACGAGGTCGAAAAAGACCTCGGCTTGCCGTTCCTCGGCCTCCTACCCGAGATCGACGACGGCGCGAAGCCCGGGGCGCATTCGCCGCGGCGGCAGCGCGGCAAACCCGTGCGCGTGATGAACTCCGAGCTCATCGTGCACGAACAGCCGACGAGCGGCATCGCCGAGGCGGCGCGCACCATTCGGACGAACCTGCTCTTCATGGCCCCCGACAAACCCTACCGCACGCTGCTCATCACGAGCGCGGGGCCTTCGGAGGGCAAGACCACGGTGGCCACGTGTATTGCGATCGTCATGGCCCAGGCGGGGCAGAAGGTCGCGCTCATCGATTGTGATTTGCGCCGGCCGCGCGTGCATCGGGTCTTCCGGAAGACCTCCGAGGTCGGCGTGACCACGGCGATGCTCGAAGATTCGCTCGACGAGGCCGTGCTCGAGACGGACGTGCCGAACCTGTCGGTCATCCCCGCCGGCCCGATTCCGCCCAATCCGGCGGAGCTGCTCCACAGCGAAAAGTTCAAGAAGTTCCTCGACGACGTGAAGAAGCGCTTCGACCGGGTGATCATCGACAGCCCGCCGATCGTACCGGTCACGGACGCGGCCGTGCTCTCCACGCTCGTCGACGGCACGGTGCTCGTCGTGCGCGCCTTCAAGACGACGAAGGACCTCGCGCGGCACGCGGTGCGCGCGCTGCAGGACATCAGCGCGACGAAGGCGGGCGCGGTGCTCAACGCCGTGAACTTCAACCGCGACGAATACAAGTATCGATATTATTACTACCGTCGCGAAGGGTATTACGAGGGCGAGGACGCGGCGGCGGCGCGGCCCGCGCGGAAGGCGGCACGGGCAAAAGCGGCCGCCGAGGACGAGCACGGCGCGGGGAGCGCTCCGCCGGCTTGA
- a CDS encoding 2Fe-2S iron-sulfur cluster-binding protein, producing MAKVRFLAHGSTYDVEVPIGTSLLEAARKVEAPEGSACGGVCACSTCHVYVLRGKELLSEAEEDEEDILDKAFDVRLSSRLGCQAKIHREGDIEAEITRESLDAFYNEHPQYTDPRKKKG from the coding sequence ATGGCAAAGGTACGGTTTTTGGCGCACGGGTCGACGTACGACGTCGAGGTACCGATCGGGACTTCGCTCCTCGAAGCGGCGCGCAAGGTCGAGGCGCCCGAGGGCTCGGCGTGCGGCGGCGTGTGCGCGTGCTCGACGTGTCACGTCTACGTGTTGCGCGGCAAAGAGCTGCTCTCCGAGGCGGAGGAGGACGAGGAGGACATCCTCGACAAGGCCTTCGACGTGCGGCTGAGCTCGCGGCTCGGCTGCCAGGCGAAGATCCATCGCGAGGGCGACATCGAGGCCGAGATCACGCGCGAGAGCCTCGACGCCTTCTACAACGAGCACCCGCAGTACACGGACCCGCGCAAGAAGAAGGGCTAA